A genomic segment from Streptomyces antibioticus encodes:
- a CDS encoding response regulator transcription factor → MTTTPRIRVLLADDQRLVRAGFRSIIDDEDDIEVVGEASTGTEAVELTRELRPDVVLMDIRMPEEDGLAATRRIVSDERLSDVRVVILTTFDVDDYVYGALRAGAAGFLVKDTEPMELLHGIRVCARGDALIAPAVTRRLIAEFAGRVVQPDVSPRLNVLTEREFEVIRLVGAGLTNDEIAERLVLSPYTAKTHVSRIMTKLAVRDRTQLVIIAYESGMIKPGWLS, encoded by the coding sequence ATGACGACGACGCCACGCATCAGAGTGCTGCTCGCCGACGACCAGCGACTCGTCCGCGCCGGGTTCCGCTCCATCATCGACGACGAGGACGACATCGAGGTGGTCGGCGAGGCGTCCACCGGCACCGAGGCCGTCGAACTGACCCGTGAACTGCGCCCCGACGTCGTCCTGATGGACATCCGCATGCCCGAGGAGGACGGCCTCGCGGCGACCCGCCGCATCGTCTCCGACGAACGCCTCTCCGACGTCCGGGTGGTCATCCTCACCACGTTCGACGTCGACGACTACGTGTACGGCGCCCTGCGCGCCGGCGCCGCCGGCTTCCTGGTCAAGGACACCGAGCCGATGGAACTCCTGCACGGCATCCGGGTCTGCGCCCGCGGCGACGCCCTGATCGCCCCCGCGGTCACCCGGCGCCTGATCGCCGAGTTCGCCGGCCGCGTCGTCCAGCCGGACGTCAGCCCCCGCCTCAACGTCCTCACCGAGCGCGAGTTCGAGGTCATCCGCCTGGTCGGCGCCGGCCTCACCAACGACGAGATCGCCGAACGCCTGGTCCTCAGCCCCTACACCGCGAAAACCCACGTCAGCCGCATCATGACCAAACTCGCCGTCCGCGACCGCACCCAACTCGTGATCATCGCCTACGAAAGCGGCATGATCAAACCGGGCTGGCTGAGCTGA
- a CDS encoding sensor histidine kinase: protein MASAPVAAPAEPVFRIDRTAALVGACQLLELGWIVLGRTADGALAALASCAAATVGWLSLGFRARRPLAAAVVALLVTLVYYTHAGINGPTPALVFMVALYSVARSGQLTAVVALAVLIMLVIAYGELGVVDQQRSVDNMSIALLSGWFLSVIAFSHAMRTRQAYLAEAEARALAAERERDVRAKQSATEERLRLARELHDVLGHNISLIHVQTNAALHRSTRRPGQTAELITALEFVRDTSKEALRELRGTLGVLRQVDEAAPTAPTAGLDRLGELADRAAVTGLKVTVTVEGEQPVLSPTISLAAYRIVQESLTNITRHAQAAHATIDVTYTPSELRVRIEDDGQGSPDTTARGSGITGMTERARALGGRLTARNTGGGFRVDAALPLTETPQLPV, encoded by the coding sequence ATGGCCTCCGCACCCGTCGCCGCACCGGCCGAGCCCGTCTTCCGGATCGACCGGACGGCGGCACTGGTCGGTGCCTGTCAGTTACTCGAACTGGGCTGGATCGTCCTGGGCCGTACCGCGGACGGCGCGCTCGCCGCGCTCGCGAGCTGCGCCGCCGCGACGGTCGGCTGGCTGAGCCTCGGCTTCCGCGCCCGCCGTCCGCTGGCCGCCGCCGTGGTCGCCCTGCTGGTCACACTCGTCTACTACACACACGCCGGCATCAACGGCCCGACGCCCGCCCTGGTCTTCATGGTCGCCCTCTACAGCGTCGCCAGATCGGGCCAGTTGACCGCCGTCGTCGCCCTCGCGGTGCTCATCATGCTGGTGATCGCCTACGGTGAGCTGGGCGTCGTCGACCAGCAGCGCAGCGTGGACAACATGTCGATCGCGCTGCTCAGCGGCTGGTTCCTGAGCGTGATCGCGTTCAGCCACGCGATGCGCACCAGACAGGCGTATCTGGCCGAGGCCGAGGCGCGGGCGCTGGCCGCCGAACGCGAGCGCGACGTACGGGCCAAGCAGTCCGCGACCGAGGAACGGCTGCGGCTGGCACGGGAGTTGCACGACGTGCTGGGCCACAACATCTCGCTGATCCATGTGCAGACCAACGCCGCCCTGCACCGCAGCACCCGCCGCCCGGGGCAGACCGCCGAACTCATCACCGCCCTGGAGTTCGTCCGTGACACCAGCAAGGAGGCACTGCGCGAACTGCGGGGCACGCTGGGGGTGTTGCGTCAGGTGGACGAGGCCGCGCCGACCGCGCCGACCGCGGGTCTCGACCGGCTCGGCGAACTGGCCGACCGGGCCGCCGTCACCGGTCTGAAGGTGACGGTCACGGTCGAGGGCGAGCAGCCCGTCCTGTCCCCCACGATCTCCCTGGCCGCCTACCGGATCGTCCAGGAGTCCCTCACCAACATCACCCGGCACGCCCAGGCCGCGCACGCCACCATCGACGTCACCTACACCCCGTCCGAGCTGCGCGTCCGTATCGAGGACGACGGCCAGGGCTCCCCCGACACCACGGCGCGCGGCAGCGGCATCACCGGCATGACCGAACGCGCCCGCGCGCTGGGCGGCCGGCTGACGGCGCGGAACACGGGCGGAGGCTTCCGCGTGGACGCGGCCCTGCCCCTCACCGAAACCCCACAACTCCCTGTCTAG
- a CDS encoding TetR/AcrR family transcriptional regulator codes for MSTTPEPPEPPAAPHAPLVPTPDAPGRGPDPRAERSRAAALAAARDLLVEQGWSAVTHVAVAARSGVGRSTLYRHWPDASGLVRDVIAQRISTARPPLTGVLRDDLVHQLDGLRGLLHDPVSDRGLRAVIERAGVDPVFARLKEDLYRHGSQDFRTILDAARARGELPADLDVDLAVDQLAGPLMYRRLLAGRPITEEYVQRVVQDFLAAHALPADGHGTPADAHPLVP; via the coding sequence ATGTCCACCACCCCAGAACCCCCAGAACCCCCGGCCGCCCCGCACGCACCTCTCGTCCCCACCCCCGACGCCCCCGGCCGCGGCCCCGACCCCCGTGCCGAGCGCAGCCGGGCCGCCGCCCTCGCCGCCGCCCGGGACCTGCTGGTCGAGCAGGGCTGGTCGGCGGTGACCCATGTCGCCGTCGCGGCCCGCAGCGGGGTCGGCCGGTCGACCCTCTACCGTCACTGGCCCGATGCCTCCGGCCTGGTCCGGGACGTGATCGCGCAGCGCATCTCCACCGCCCGCCCCCCGCTGACCGGCGTCCTGCGCGACGACCTCGTCCACCAGCTCGACGGTCTGCGCGGCCTCCTGCACGACCCGGTGAGCGACCGCGGACTGCGCGCCGTCATCGAACGCGCGGGCGTGGACCCGGTGTTCGCCCGTCTGAAGGAGGACCTCTACCGGCACGGCTCGCAGGACTTCCGCACGATCCTCGACGCCGCCCGCGCCCGCGGCGAACTCCCGGCGGACCTCGACGTCGACCTCGCCGTCGACCAGCTCGCCGGCCCGCTGATGTACCGCCGGCTGCTGGCCGGACGGCCGATCACCGAGGAGTACGTGCAGCGGGTCGTCCAGGACTTCCTGGCCGCGCACGCCCTCCCCGCCGACGGCCACGGCACCCCGGCCGACGCCCACCCCCTCGTACCCTGA
- a CDS encoding MMPL family transporter yields MSLTEKDSRAPESGAQPPVVAGVFARVARFSHRRRRLALTLWIIVLVGVWAAASGGDDYRENYSLPGTESQAAADLLNHSSKTTTGDSLQIVLHDEDGLRGADVRGRVDAMLAEVAKLPKVTQVRSLYEDESAISRDGTIGYATAVLDVTAPNMPREDTERILDTVKEVEGQGLTAELGGGAARKLATGEGGWGEMLGLVFALVILVFMFGTLIAAGLPIVTALFAVGSTLAVIVVASHFVTIADYTPYVMMLVGLGVGIDYALLIFARFRSELVRGATPEEANVKALDSAGRTAFFAGSTVILALLGLVALGLGSLQGMALSVALTVLVTLLASLTLLPALLGVFGDRFARQFRARAAKRAASSRPEEGAAWRRFASGVQRRPLAVLLVAVVALGALAFPALSLRLGFTDAGNDKAGSTSREAYDLLSKGFGPGFNGPLYVVVEGKDGAEAPATAVAAALNDTDGVAAATGPIPTDDPNVATVMAFPTTSPQDEGTSELVGTLRDDVLPRVAEETGARYLVGGATAASEDYSDKVAARMPVFMAIVVGLSLLLLMVVFRSVLIPLKAALLNLLSIGAALGAISLVFQHGMFGVEPGPIEAYLPVVIFAIVFGLSMDYEIFLVSRIQEEWHRAKDPAVAVREGLGHTGSVIIAAGAIMVVVFGSFMLSPERMLQQMGFGMAVAIFVDALVIRCLIVPAVMQLLGRRAWWLPAPLAKVMPGVRLERH; encoded by the coding sequence ATGTCCCTGACAGAGAAGGATTCCCGCGCCCCGGAGTCCGGTGCCCAACCGCCCGTCGTCGCCGGGGTGTTCGCCCGGGTGGCGCGCTTCTCGCACCGGCGCCGCCGGCTGGCCCTGACGCTGTGGATCATCGTGCTGGTCGGCGTCTGGGCGGCCGCGTCGGGCGGCGACGACTACCGCGAGAACTACTCGCTGCCCGGCACCGAGTCCCAGGCCGCCGCCGACCTGCTCAACCACAGCAGCAAAACCACCACGGGCGACAGCCTCCAGATCGTCCTGCACGACGAGGACGGACTGCGCGGCGCCGACGTCCGCGGGCGGGTCGACGCCATGCTGGCCGAGGTCGCGAAGCTGCCCAAGGTCACCCAGGTGCGCAGCCTGTACGAGGACGAGTCCGCGATCTCCCGGGACGGCACGATCGGTTACGCCACCGCCGTGCTCGACGTGACCGCGCCGAACATGCCCCGCGAGGACACCGAGCGGATCCTGGACACGGTGAAGGAGGTGGAGGGCCAGGGTCTGACGGCCGAGTTGGGCGGCGGCGCGGCCCGCAAGCTGGCCACCGGCGAGGGCGGCTGGGGCGAGATGCTCGGCCTGGTCTTCGCGCTGGTCATCCTGGTGTTCATGTTCGGCACCCTGATCGCCGCCGGACTGCCCATCGTCACCGCGCTGTTCGCGGTCGGCTCGACGCTCGCGGTGATCGTGGTCGCCTCGCACTTCGTCACCATCGCGGACTACACGCCGTACGTGATGATGCTGGTCGGGCTGGGGGTCGGGATCGACTACGCGCTGCTGATCTTCGCCCGGTTCCGCAGTGAGCTGGTGCGCGGGGCCACGCCGGAGGAGGCGAACGTCAAGGCGCTGGACTCGGCCGGACGGACCGCGTTCTTCGCCGGTTCGACGGTCATCCTCGCCCTGCTCGGCCTGGTCGCCCTCGGGCTCGGCTCGCTCCAGGGCATGGCCCTGTCGGTGGCGCTGACCGTCCTGGTCACGCTGCTCGCCTCGCTCACCCTGCTGCCCGCGCTGCTGGGCGTCTTCGGCGACCGGTTCGCCCGCCAGTTCCGGGCCCGGGCCGCCAAGCGGGCCGCGTCGAGCCGTCCCGAGGAGGGCGCGGCCTGGCGCCGGTTCGCCTCCGGGGTGCAGCGCCGGCCGCTGGCGGTGCTGCTGGTGGCCGTCGTGGCGCTCGGCGCGCTGGCCTTCCCGGCGCTCAGCCTGCGGCTCGGGTTCACCGACGCGGGCAACGACAAGGCGGGCTCGACCAGCCGTGAGGCGTACGACCTGCTGTCGAAGGGGTTCGGTCCAGGCTTCAACGGCCCGCTGTACGTGGTCGTGGAGGGCAAGGACGGGGCCGAGGCACCGGCCACCGCGGTCGCGGCGGCGCTGAACGACACCGACGGGGTGGCGGCCGCGACCGGCCCGATCCCCACCGACGATCCGAACGTGGCCACGGTGATGGCGTTCCCCACCACCTCGCCGCAGGACGAGGGCACCTCCGAGCTGGTCGGCACGCTCCGCGACGACGTGCTGCCGAGGGTGGCCGAGGAGACCGGCGCCCGCTATCTGGTGGGCGGCGCCACGGCCGCCAGCGAGGACTACTCCGACAAGGTCGCCGCCCGGATGCCGGTCTTCATGGCGATCGTGGTCGGGCTGTCGCTGCTGCTGCTGATGGTGGTGTTCCGCTCGGTCCTGATCCCGCTGAAGGCGGCGCTGCTGAACCTGCTGAGCATCGGGGCCGCGCTGGGCGCGATCTCGCTGGTGTTCCAGCACGGGATGTTCGGCGTCGAGCCTGGGCCGATCGAGGCGTATCTGCCGGTGGTCATCTTCGCCATCGTCTTCGGTCTGTCCATGGACTACGAGATCTTCCTCGTGTCCCGGATCCAGGAGGAGTGGCACCGCGCCAAGGACCCGGCGGTGGCGGTCCGGGAGGGCCTCGGGCACACCGGGTCGGTCATCATCGCGGCCGGCGCCATCATGGTCGTGGTGTTCGGCTCGTTCATGCTGAGCCCGGAGCGGATGCTCCAGCAGATGGGCTTCGGCATGGCGGTGGCGATCTTCGTGGACGCGCTGGTGATCCGCTGCCTGATCGTGCCGGCGGTGATGCAGCTCCTGGGCCGACGGGCCTGGTGGCTGCCGGCACCGCTGGCCAAGGTGATGCCGGGCGTACGGCTGGAACGGCACTGA
- a CDS encoding cytochrome d ubiquinol oxidase subunit II codes for METLAVALLGFFFVGYVVLGGADLGLGMLLPCLGRTEEERHRTVSAIWPLFLVHEVWLVAAAGLFIGAFPTLEGEVFSGLLVVFVPLIAGWMIRDAGLWWRAAGMGPAADWLVCGGSWLAAGGWGWLIASLLNDSATEPTALGLGALTTLFVLLLFLAHGLGFATLRLTGTPLARAQRLTGRGGRGGRHSLLLTSLVSATLAVLAGARLPLTEHAAGDTALRLIVPLSLAALPLLLAAHLWLWRLVRRGGFRPSAL; via the coding sequence ATGGAAACCCTTGCCGTGGCTCTGCTCGGCTTCTTCTTCGTCGGATACGTCGTCCTGGGCGGCGCCGATCTCGGGCTGGGCATGCTGCTGCCCTGTCTGGGCCGCACCGAGGAGGAACGGCACCGCACGGTGTCCGCGATCTGGCCCCTGTTCCTGGTCCACGAGGTGTGGCTGGTGGCCGCGGCCGGGCTGTTCATCGGCGCCTTCCCCACGCTGGAGGGTGAGGTGTTCAGCGGGCTGCTGGTGGTGTTCGTGCCGCTGATCGCGGGCTGGATGATCCGCGACGCCGGCCTGTGGTGGCGGGCGGCCGGCATGGGTCCGGCCGCCGACTGGCTGGTCTGCGGCGGCAGTTGGCTCGCCGCGGGCGGCTGGGGCTGGCTGATCGCCTCGCTGCTGAACGACTCCGCGACCGAGCCGACCGCCCTCGGACTCGGCGCGCTGACCACGCTGTTCGTGCTGCTGCTCTTCCTCGCCCACGGGCTGGGCTTCGCGACCCTGCGGCTGACCGGGACGCCGCTCGCGCGCGCCCAGCGGCTGACCGGGCGGGGCGGGCGCGGCGGCCGGCACTCGCTGCTGCTGACCTCCCTGGTGAGCGCCACGCTCGCGGTGCTGGCCGGGGCCCGGCTGCCACTGACCGAGCACGCGGCCGGCGACACCGCGCTCCGGCTGATCGTCCCGCTGTCCCTGGCGGCACTGCCGCTGCTGCTCGCGGCCCATCTGTGGCTGTGGCGGCTGGTGCGCCGGGGCGGCTTCCGCCCCTCGGCCCTCTGA
- a CDS encoding cytochrome ubiquinol oxidase subunit I codes for MESQTVELARWQFALTAGGHFLFVSLTLGLATVLAVLQTRATLRGGQPVHLRMVRFWGRLYVINYAVGIVTGLVMEFQFGLAWSGLGRYAGDVFGSSLALETVLAFFVESTFLALWMLGWGRFDKWVHLGVLWVVTLTAYLSAYWVLVTNGFLNRPVGHAQGPDGRLVLSDTSALLTNPNALLALGHILGGALLTAAVFMAGVSAYHLRRRTADEDGLLRRSLRVGVFTALPALLLTVAFGGMQFGEIEEWHPLKAAVFDEDKAEVARLQAEMVREFGPGNYVPPEALTRGAGLLMLIVFGVLTLAVLVSLVLVSVRRWAVGSRRWHLVLMTLVPLPFVAMTAGWVFREAGRQPWVVYGLLRTEDAVSHVTAGRMWLSLAVFVPLFAVLIVGNWWVLLRAVRQGPQVPEPEHAEPTEPTAAVAY; via the coding sequence GTGGAATCACAGACCGTCGAACTGGCCCGCTGGCAGTTCGCCCTCACCGCGGGCGGCCACTTCCTCTTCGTATCCCTGACCCTCGGCCTCGCGACCGTGCTCGCCGTGCTCCAGACCCGTGCCACGCTGCGCGGCGGACAGCCCGTCCATCTGCGCATGGTGCGCTTCTGGGGACGGCTGTACGTCATCAACTACGCCGTGGGCATCGTCACGGGCCTCGTGATGGAGTTCCAGTTCGGCCTGGCCTGGAGCGGACTCGGCAGGTACGCCGGGGACGTCTTCGGGTCCTCGCTGGCCCTGGAGACCGTCCTGGCCTTCTTCGTCGAGTCGACCTTCCTGGCGCTGTGGATGCTGGGCTGGGGCCGGTTCGACAAGTGGGTCCACCTGGGCGTGCTGTGGGTGGTGACCCTGACCGCGTATCTGTCGGCGTACTGGGTGCTCGTCACCAACGGCTTCCTCAACCGCCCGGTGGGGCACGCGCAGGGGCCGGACGGCCGGCTCGTGCTGTCGGACACCTCGGCGCTGCTCACCAACCCCAACGCCCTGCTGGCCCTCGGGCACATCCTGGGCGGCGCGCTGCTGACCGCCGCGGTGTTCATGGCCGGCGTCAGCGCCTACCACCTGCGCAGGAGGACCGCGGACGAGGACGGGCTGCTACGCCGCTCGCTGCGGGTCGGCGTGTTCACGGCGCTGCCCGCGCTGCTGCTGACGGTGGCGTTCGGCGGGATGCAGTTCGGCGAGATCGAGGAGTGGCATCCGCTCAAGGCCGCCGTCTTCGACGAGGACAAGGCCGAAGTGGCCCGGCTCCAGGCCGAGATGGTGCGGGAGTTCGGCCCGGGGAACTATGTGCCGCCGGAGGCGCTGACCAGGGGCGCGGGGCTGCTGATGCTGATCGTGTTCGGGGTCCTCACCCTGGCCGTGCTGGTCTCGCTGGTCCTGGTGTCGGTGCGGCGCTGGGCCGTGGGGTCCCGCCGCTGGCACCTGGTGCTGATGACGCTGGTGCCGCTGCCGTTCGTGGCGATGACCGCCGGCTGGGTGTTCCGGGAGGCCGGGCGGCAGCCCTGGGTGGTCTACGGGCTGCTGCGCACGGAGGACGCCGTGTCGCACGTGACGGCGGGCCGGATGTGGCTGTCCCTGGCCGTCTTCGTACCGCTGTTCGCGGTGCTGATCGTCGGCAACTGGTGGGTGCTGCTGCGGGCCGTACGGCAGGGCCCGCAGGTGCCGGAGCCGGAGCACGCCGAACCCACCGAACCCACCGCGGCCGTCGCGTACTGA
- a CDS encoding GHMP family kinase ATP-binding protein yields the protein MDGRTGERPPVVRGRGTAPVHHGELLQGVFEGPGGVPVRALVTLPCPLFTTRAVFTPAPHGGGGGVTVRPAWRRKARRAAELALDGTGLGGRLEVTGDVPLGRGFGSSTSDVLAAVRAVGDALGAPPTAVEAARLAVRAETASDALMFEGTTVLFAQREGTVVEDFGRPLPPLRVLGFGTRPGSTGVDTLALPPPRYDRAERARFEELRALLREALRTGDAALLGAVATQSTLINQHRLPVPGLDALLAVARECNALGLQVAHSGDLAGLLLPRTADTGPARAGLRRAGIGECWEFTVGG from the coding sequence GTGGACGGGCGCACCGGCGAACGGCCCCCGGTCGTGCGCGGCCGCGGTACGGCCCCGGTGCACCACGGCGAGCTGTTGCAGGGCGTGTTCGAGGGGCCCGGGGGTGTGCCGGTGCGGGCGCTGGTCACGCTGCCCTGTCCGCTGTTCACGACGCGGGCCGTCTTCACCCCGGCCCCGCACGGCGGCGGAGGCGGGGTGACGGTCCGTCCGGCCTGGCGGCGCAAGGCCCGGCGGGCGGCCGAACTGGCGCTGGACGGCACGGGGTTGGGCGGTCGCCTGGAGGTGACGGGGGACGTGCCGCTCGGCCGGGGCTTCGGGTCCTCCACCAGCGATGTGCTGGCCGCCGTACGGGCCGTCGGGGACGCCCTCGGCGCGCCGCCGACGGCGGTGGAGGCGGCGCGGCTCGCGGTGCGGGCCGAGACCGCCTCGGACGCGTTGATGTTCGAGGGGACGACGGTGCTGTTCGCCCAGCGCGAGGGCACCGTGGTGGAGGACTTCGGCCGTCCGCTGCCGCCGCTGCGGGTGCTGGGCTTCGGCACCCGGCCCGGCAGCACCGGCGTGGACACCCTCGCCCTGCCGCCGCCCCGCTACGACCGCGCCGAGCGCGCCCGCTTCGAGGAACTGCGGGCCCTCCTGCGCGAGGCACTGCGCACCGGGGACGCGGCGCTGCTGGGGGCGGTCGCCACACAGAGCACCCTCATCAACCAGCACCGCCTGCCCGTCCCCGGCCTCGACGCGCTGCTCGCCGTGGCCCGCGAGTGCAACGCCCTCGGCCTCCAGGTGGCGCACAGCGGCGATCTGGCGGGACTCCTCCTGCCACGGACCGCCGACACGGGTCCCGCCCGGGCGGGGCTGCGCCGGGCGGGGATCGGGGAGTGCTGGGAGTTCACGGTCGGGGGGTGA
- a CDS encoding DUF4190 domain-containing protein encodes MSIPPPPGPQQPQDPYAAPTPPQGAYPQAPYGPQPYGPQGPGPYPPPPYGGPPYATWGQGYSPFTRPSPVNGVAIAALVLGVLCFLPAVGLILGIVALVQIRRRGERGKGMAVTGAVLSSVGLALWVLLLATNAGTDFWEGVKEGAAESSFSLDRGDCFDVPGPGFDEDVYDVDEVPCAGEHEGEVFAVVPVTGRDFPGDDRVTALAEDKCWTLRSAYAMDTWALGEDVDVYYLVPTADSWDWGDHEVTCVFASVDESGTLTGSLRSDASTLNADQVAFLNAMNAVDAVLDQEPQDYPEDDLAVNKDWAADVRDAFGEQAAALRAHSWPGTSATSVEALAAEMEDIGEDWGKAATARDVDRFYTYYDRGYESVDGKTTVTARKALGLATTPPVYDEESGGDGGGGSGRLDV; translated from the coding sequence GTGTCCATACCCCCGCCCCCCGGGCCCCAGCAGCCCCAGGACCCGTACGCGGCGCCCACGCCCCCGCAGGGCGCGTACCCGCAGGCCCCGTACGGGCCGCAGCCGTACGGTCCGCAGGGCCCGGGCCCCTACCCGCCGCCCCCGTACGGCGGTCCGCCCTACGCGACCTGGGGTCAGGGATACAGCCCCTTCACCCGGCCCTCGCCGGTCAACGGGGTGGCGATCGCGGCGCTGGTGCTGGGCGTCCTGTGCTTCCTGCCGGCCGTGGGACTGATCCTCGGGATCGTCGCGCTGGTGCAGATCAGGCGGCGCGGCGAACGCGGCAAGGGCATGGCGGTCACGGGCGCGGTCCTGTCCTCCGTGGGCCTCGCGCTGTGGGTGCTGCTGCTGGCCACGAACGCGGGGACCGACTTCTGGGAGGGTGTCAAGGAGGGTGCGGCCGAGTCCAGCTTCTCGCTGGACCGGGGCGACTGCTTCGACGTCCCGGGACCGGGCTTCGACGAGGACGTCTACGACGTAGACGAGGTGCCCTGCGCCGGTGAGCACGAGGGCGAGGTCTTCGCCGTCGTCCCGGTGACCGGCCGCGACTTCCCCGGCGACGACCGCGTCACGGCCCTCGCCGAGGACAAGTGCTGGACGCTCCGCAGCGCCTACGCGATGGACACCTGGGCGCTGGGCGAGGACGTCGACGTGTACTACCTGGTGCCCACCGCCGACAGCTGGGACTGGGGCGACCACGAGGTCACCTGCGTGTTCGCCAGTGTCGACGAGTCGGGCACCCTGACCGGCTCGCTGCGCTCCGACGCGTCCACCCTGAACGCCGATCAGGTCGCCTTCCTGAACGCGATGAACGCCGTCGACGCCGTCCTCGACCAGGAGCCGCAGGACTACCCGGAGGACGACCTCGCGGTCAACAAGGACTGGGCCGCCGACGTCCGGGACGCGTTCGGCGAGCAGGCCGCCGCACTGCGCGCCCACTCCTGGCCCGGCACCAGCGCCACGTCCGTCGAGGCACTGGCCGCCGAGATGGAGGACATCGGCGAGGACTGGGGGAAGGCGGCGACCGCCCGTGACGTCGACAGGTTCTACACGTACTACGACCGCGGCTACGAGTCCGTCGACGGCAAGACCACCGTCACCGCCCGCAAGGCTCTGGGCCTGGCCACCACCCCGCCGGTCTACGACGAGGAGAGCGGCGGCGACGGGGGCGGGGGCTCCGGCCGCCTCGATGTGTGA
- a CDS encoding GntR family transcriptional regulator, whose translation MTFGEQPAYLRVAGDLRKKIVDGSLPPHTRLPSQARIREEYGVSDTVALEARKVLMAEGLVEGRSGSGTYVRERPVPRRISRSGYRPASGATPFRQEQAEAQARGTWESKSEQTEASVAVAERLGIQPGDRVMCTKYVFREAGEAMMLSTSWEPLAVTGRTPVMLPEEGPVGGMGVVERMRAIDVIVDNVTEEVGARPGLAEELLALGGVPGHVVLVVQRTYFASGRPVETADVVVPADRYRVAYHLPVR comes from the coding sequence GTGACATTCGGTGAGCAGCCGGCCTACCTGCGTGTCGCGGGTGATCTCCGCAAGAAGATCGTCGACGGCTCGCTGCCCCCGCACACCCGTCTCCCCTCCCAGGCCAGAATCCGCGAGGAGTACGGCGTCTCGGACACCGTGGCGCTGGAGGCGCGCAAGGTGCTGATGGCGGAGGGGCTGGTGGAGGGCCGCTCCGGATCCGGCACCTATGTGCGCGAGCGGCCGGTGCCGCGCCGGATCTCCCGCTCCGGGTACCGGCCGGCCAGCGGCGCCACCCCGTTCCGTCAGGAGCAGGCCGAGGCGCAGGCGCGCGGGACCTGGGAGTCCAAGAGCGAGCAGACCGAGGCGAGCGTGGCCGTCGCCGAGCGGCTCGGCATCCAGCCGGGCGACCGCGTGATGTGCACCAAGTACGTCTTCCGGGAGGCAGGGGAGGCGATGATGCTCTCCACCTCCTGGGAGCCCCTCGCCGTCACCGGCCGCACCCCCGTGATGCTGCCCGAGGAGGGACCGGTCGGCGGCATGGGCGTGGTCGAGCGCATGCGCGCCATCGACGTCATCGTGGACAACGTCACCGAGGAGGTCGGCGCCCGCCCCGGCCTCGCCGAGGAGCTGCTCGCCCTCGGCGGTGTCCCCGGGCATGTGGTGCTGGTCGTCCAGCGCACCTACTTCGCCTCGGGCCGCCCGGTCGAGACGGCCGACGTGGTCGTCCCGGCCGACCGCTACCGGGTCGCGTACCACCTCCCGGTGCGGTGA